AAACCATCGTGGTGCTTTGTGGTAAATACGAGGTACTTACAGCCGGCATTCTTGGCGAGCTTCGCCCACTGCGCTGCAAAAATCTCACTTGGTTTGAACTTGGGGATTGCTTGTTCGGCATAGGCATTCGTGTCGGCCTTGACTCGCTGTTGGATCCACTCCATCCCACCACGCGTGCCAACCGGTTTGCCATCCCATGTTCCAGCCAAACCGCTGTAGAGCCCCCAGTGCACAAACATGCCAAAACGAGCGTCACGCCACCATTTCATGCGAGCATCCCGTTGCTGCGACGTTTCCTGGGTCGAGGACGCGTCCAGATTGTTGGGCGTCGGTTCCGAAGCAAGGGACTGTGCTGAACATGCGGCAAAGCCGTTCATCAACATCCATAGGGAAAGTGTTTTCAAGAATGCTGCATTTTTCATGGTAGCTGCCTGTCGCGTTTACTGTTCGAGTTGTCCATCCTCGCGATGCGCAACGCAAGGCGATTCCGTGTTCTATTTTTTTTGGCGAAAGAAAAGCAGTAAGGCTCTTACTTACTTGGTTGAAGGACGATCAACTTGTTTCGTGTCGTTCACGGAAGGGGCGGTTTTGGGAGTACTGCGTCCTGTCTTGATCGAGTGCTGCAACAATCCGAGCATCTCGTCGGCAATGTTGGGATGGATCAGGGCCAGGTTCGTCGTTTCACCAGGGTCGGTCTCTAAGTTGTACAGTTGCCCCGATGCATCAGGGGCGGTGTCGGGCAGCGCATACTCTCGCAGCAAGTCGTGGTTGGCGTAGTTGTTGCCGCCTGAACCTTTATGGGCCAAGTACTTCCATTTGCCTTTACGAATCGCCAGGTACCGACTTCCGCCAAAACCCTGTTGCAAGAGGTAGGGACGGATCGGGTTGCGACCGTCTTGGTCCTGCCCCAGCATCGCCGGCAAGAGACTAAAACTATCCTCCGCCGCATTGTCAGGAATCTTTGCGCCGGTGATTTGGGCAACCGTCGCCATCACATCGGTGAGCGACACAATTTGATTCGATGTCGATCCTGGCAAGACATGATCGGGCCAACGAACGAGCAACGGCACGCGATGACCTCCTTCCCAATTGTCTCGTTTGACGCCGCGCCAAGGTCGTGCACCGTCATGTTCGTGATCGTGACGCATGTAGTAGACCGTGGGGACTTCTGGGCCGTTGTCGCTCGAGAACATCACAATCGTGTTGTCGGCGATCCCCAGTTCATCGATGGTTCCCAGCAGCTCGCCGACGACGTAGTCGAGTTCAAAAATGAAATCGCCGTGTGGGCCTGATTGCGTCTTGCCTTTGAATTCGTCCGCCGGAAATGAGGGCAAGTGCACAGCTTGTGTCGAATGGAACAGAAAAAATGGCTTGTCGGGTGTTTGCTTGACGTGATGTTTGAGAAAGTGCTGGCTCTTTTCGAGGAACTGAAGGTCCACTTTCTCGAGATCGAAATCGGGAGCGACCAAGCCACGGCGGTTATCGTTGGCATAGGGGTGGTTGGGTAGTTTCGATTGGTCGAGCTTCCCCAGCGGTGGCACGGGGATCCGTTTGCCATCGATAAACGCATACAGCCAATCGGTTGTTGGGCAACACGCGGTACCAAAGAAATGATCGAAGCCACAATCGATCGGTCCGCCGTCAATCTCACGTGAATAATCGATCCGAGTTACGCCATCGGGACTGCCATCGTGAATCGGAAGTCCCGCTTCGTCATAGAAGGTCAATCCAATATGCCATTTGCCAAAGCATGCCGTCGTGTAGCCTTGTTCCCGCAGCATATCGGGCATCGTGGTCCGATCCGCAGCGATCAAAGACGGACCACCGGCTCCCGAGAAAACTCGCCCGCCGTTGGGCACTCGAAACGCCATCTGTCCGGTCATTAAACTGTACCGTGTCGGCGTACAGACGGTGCAAGGGCTGTGCGCGTCGGTGAACCGCATGCCTTGCTGAGCAAGTCGATCGAGATTCGGCGTCGGGATTTTCGATTCGGGGTTGTAGCAACCCAGATCGCCGTAGCCAAGATCGTCCGCGAGGATGAACAGGATGTTGGGGGGTGCGGCAACACTTTGGGTCGCAAAAGCGAGCAGCACCATCAACAGCGCAGAACAGGTCAAAGGTTGCGTTGTTCGTCGTGGTCGGAGAGCGTGACGGCTTCCGCCATAAGGTGCGAGTGGATCAGGCATTGTGAAATTATTCCTTCGAGTACCGGCAATTGCCAGAATCTGCTGCGACATCAGGGTAACGATTTACGACAAATCTGGATGATTCACTGCACGGAATCCTGTCGGGGAGGTGCTCGGGCTTGGCAAGACGCTCTGCTTGCCAACGCTCATCCTCTTCGCGGCGTTACTTGATCGATCGTGGAAACCGCGTCGGAGTTGATCACGACTTCTCGGCAGGCTTCCTTTTTGCAGCCGGTGTCTTTTTTGCAGCCGGTTTGTTGATGTGGTTGTTCGCCGGAATCGGACTCTCAAATCCCTGATACATCTCCGGTCGGATGCCCAAGGCGTGTGTTTGGTTACCGAAGGTGTTGGGTTGAAATGGGCCGACAAGCGAGACGTCCAATTGAGAGGTGATTGCGTCTTCTAGGCCAATGGCCCAGAACATCCCGTTGATCATAAGGCGACGATAGCCCTCGTTCGTGATGTCTTCGGGGGTGCCGTACAAAGAAGTGAAAACGCGGGCCTTTTTGCCCGATGGCGACAGGTACGTTCGCGTCCACTCGGAGGGTTGCGGGGGCAAGCTTTCGACAACAGGCGAATCGGGCGTCATGCCTTCAAGCGGCTGGGCCATGGTAAGGATGTCGCCATCAACCGGCTTGCCGACGTAGGCACCGGCTTGAACCCAGGCGTTTTCGACCCCGCGCAAGATCGGATGCTCACGCATCGCATCCATGGCGGTGATGCGAGTGCTTTGTTGGTGATTCTTTCCGTAGTGGCCGACCCAGGTTTGACCGAGCACTTGATGGCCAAAGCCAAGTTCATAATCGGATGCCGTCGATCGAAAGGAGTACTTCGCATAGGGCTGCCCCTCAGCGATTTGAAAGGCATGCGTCGCGGTTCGCATGCCGACGACGGGGCCGCCACGATTCAGATAGTCCTCAAAGTGTTTCATCTGTTCCGGCGGCAGATTTTGAAAACGCAAGAAGACGACGGCGAGATCCGCCGAGTCGAGGGCTTCCATGCCGGGCATGTTCGAGGGTTTGCCAGCAACGATCTCACCCGTTGCCGGGTCGATATTGAAAAGGACCGTGCATTTGAACCCATGATGCTTGGCCATGATTCTCGCGAGCGCCGGAAGCGATTCTTCCGAGCGGTATTCGTGGTCGCCTGCCAAGAAGACAATGTGTTTGCCAGAGCCGGGACCCGATTCGCCTTGGAAAACCAGTGATTCGGCGTGTGACATTGAGCCAAGGCAAGCGAGAATGGCCATACAGAGTAGGATCGGTTTTAGCATGAATTGTTTGTGGGGAGAGTAGGTGATGTTGTTGCCGGCACTTCGTACTTCTCTATTCCTTCTTCATCGTGATCGACATACCTCCACGAACAACCGTTTCCAAGTTGGGGTCGGTCGTGATTGCTGTCATGTAGTTTGGGTCTGCCATTCGGGGATTGATATTGTGAGCCAAAACCAAGCCGCCCGGACGGAGTTTGGGCAGCAGTTTGTTCAGGTAATCAACGTAGCCTTCCTTATCTGCATCCAGGAAGATGATATCAATCGTGCCTTCCAACTTCGTGACGGCTTCATGAGCGTCCCCTTCGACCAACGTGATCACGTCATCGACACCCGCGCGTTGGAAGTTCGCCCGAGCAATCGCTGCACGTTCTTTGTCAATTTCATAGGTCGTTAGCTTCCCGCCGGTTTGTTTCAATGCGAGACCGAACCAGATTCCTGAGTAACCGGTCGATGAGCCCAGTTCCACCACATGTTTGGCATCGGCAGAACGCGTCATGATGCGCAGTAGCCGGCCGTCGTGTTGGGGGACGTTACGGTATGCTTGGTTGGCCGCGATATCCTCAAGCACCGCCAACGCGTTCGACTCGAATTCGTTCGCCGCTAAAGGCCCTTTTTCGAGCTCGACATCGCCCGCAAGCCGACTGTCTCCAGGGCCTCTGCCTCGTTGGGCATGGCTGACAGTGGACGTGACGGCAAGAAAGGCGAACATCGAAATCGCGATAACGTGGTTGATGGTGATGTGCATGAATGGCTCCTTGAACGGGGTGGGATGAAGGGGACTCGGCAGGGCACGCTGCTCGCGGCTTGACGAGTCAACACGTCTCTACAAGATAACCGAAATTGGACCCGTCGACATGCAAGTGCCCGGGGGCCAGTAAACAAACTTCCAAGTCGAGCCGGCGGATCACCGGTACCGGCGGACGTGTTTGGGGTTTAACTAGAGATCCTATCGCTTTTCTGTTTTTCTCGTTACTCGTCGGAACCAAGAATCTGTGAAATCTTTTCAACACTACACGCTGTTTTCTTCCTTTTTGCTCATCGCTGCACTTCAACCTGGCATGGCCATGGGCGAATCCGCTGATCACCGAGTTCGACGGACGAACGCAAGTGATCACCAACGGCACCAACCGTGTCCGTAGCTATGACCTTTCCAATGGTGAATTGATCTGGGAATGTGGTGGTCAAGCAGGAAACCCGATCCCATCGCCAGTGCGTTTTGAAAACAACGTCATTGTCATGACTGGGTTCCGGGGGTACGCGATCTATTCCATTCCACTCGATTCGAAAGGCGATTTTTCCGGGCGCGGATGAACTCGACCAGCGTTAGCGCGGATGATTCGCGCAAACACACAAGTTCAAAGTAACACCCGGTCATGCAACGAATTGCGACGGCTGTTCATGCCTCAGGCATTTCAGCCATTAGCCCTGGATCGCGGATAGCGCATCCAGGGTTGGGCTTGCCAAGGGTTGCAGTCGGATGGGACCGAGCAAGCCAGAGGGACGAATCGGCCAATCGGATGCATCAAACGGTCTGTAGTGGATGTCGACGAAATTGATGTCGTAAAAGATCTTCCACGGCACACCACGTCGATCCAAATCTCGGATGCGATTGGCAGACAAATTGGTGACTTCGATTTCTAGGACATTCGAGTGCTCGCGGAGCAAATCAAGATGACAACGAAACGGATGGGCTACCAACGACGCAATGGGGCTTCCGTTGAGTCGTACGTTGGCACTTTCGCGAACATCACCAAGATCCAATCGCCAACCGTCGGCGGACACGCTCGGTGCATCGAACTCGATCCGGTAACGGGCTGTTCCTGCAAAGCGAACCGCTTCGGTGTCACCCAATTCGGTCCAGCAAGCGAGGTGTGTTGTTTCGATCGGGTTGGGCAATTCAGGTCCGCCGTCTAGGAAAGTGATTTCCCAATCACCTCGGATAGGGATTGGATCGCCGGCCGGTTGCCAGATCGGCAGCGGCGGGAGTCCAGCATCTTTTGCCTGAAGCCGGATGAAAACTGATTGGCCCGCTGCGAGTTGGAGATACAAACGAGTCCCCTTCTCATCGACTCGATTCCGAATCGTCGCCTGTCCCAACTTTCCGGTCATGGGGTCCATCACCACGGCCGCCGCAGCTGTTCGGCTGAGTGTGAACCCGTCATCGAAATCCTTTGCCGATTGGTTGACGATGAAGTAGAAGGTGTCATCACCAACCTTGCGACGAATCGACGCCAACTCACTCTGGGCCATCGGCTCTGGTCGAACACCGGCGGAAACCAGCCGTTGCAAAACAGAAGTGGATTCGTTGCTTAAGTTCTGGTCGCCAATCGTCTCTCGAACCTGCTCGGCCAATTGCTGGAACGTGTCGCGGCGCTGATCGAGATTGCCAAGTCCGGGAACATCGGTCGGTAAGCCATCGGCAAAGACGACCTGTCCGCCGGCTTGTAAGAGGGATTGGATCTGACGTAGCGTCGCCATCGGCATGAACTGGGTTTTGGGAATTGCAATGCAGTCGTAGCTCGAATTGCCGCAGACGACCTTTCCCTTGACGACCCTCGCGCGCCCAAGCAGCCTGTCCGAGACGAAGTCGTAAGCGATTCCACGGTCGGACAGTTCTGCTGCGAGCTCTCCGCATGAGGTGTTGGTAAGCCAAGTTTCGTGATTGTGAACACGAAAGAAGAACAACGGATCTTTCTGGACGCTGCTATAGACATCCTCGATGGGCCAGTACAGCAGAACGTCGTTGTCCGGAGATCCCGATTGAAGAATCGATTGACAGCGAGCGATATAGGAATTGAGCGTGGGAAGGTCGTGCCAGAACGCATTCCGCGAATTCACTTCGGTCGATGCATAGAACAGCCATCCAGGCCATGTCGCATCTTTGGGGGAATAGCAATTGCCATGATAAAGCAGATGATTGACCCCTGAGAGGAAGAGTAGGTCCACTTCCGCTTTGATCTGCGACAGTGCGGTGTTGAAGTGCTCGCGTAGCCAAGTGAATGACTCGGACGAAACCAGGGGGTGCCCCGAAAGATGTGCCGCCGATGAGGCGAAGCGATTGACCAACGGGCTGCTGTCCTTGGTCGGTGCAACGAACCGTTCCTCTCGTCGGAAACCAGGGATTGAAAAGGAATTGGCACCAAAGACCTCCGTTTCCGGAATGTCGGCGAGCGCGTACAGGTCAAGCAGGTTTCCGGGGGCACCGTGAGCCTGTTCTCGCAGGCTGCTGCCACGCTCGCCTGCCCACTGGTGCAGCAGGGTGACGAAATCGTAGTGCAAGTCGGATATCGTATCGCGGTAATCACGCTGAACACGTGCCGCCGTTTCCTGATCTCCTTCGCCGAACAACTCTGCGGCGTAGTCCGCGAGGTCGTAAGGGTGTTTTTGGCGGAAGGTGTCAAGGAATCCGTCCGTCCAACTGCCGTTGTACTCGAACGAATCATGATAGAACGCACGCGGGCGCTCCGCCGTCAACTCCGAGAAGTTCTGGTCGAAGAACCGTAAATGCTGTTGTAGTGCCGCAACGGAGTACGGATCAATCGACAAGCCGGCTCCGCCCGGTGCAGCACGCTTGACCTTGGCGTTCGAGCGACTGGGGGCAAGCTTTCCCTCGGAGAGCTTAATTCGAAGTTCTCCCATCTCCGGTGTGACATTGGGTCCACCAATTCTCCATCCGGTTCCGGGTGTGAGGTCGAGCCACAACCCGAGTCGTCTGGTTTCGCGTGACGCGAACTCGAACATCTCGATCCACTGCGGTGAAAGGTATGGCAGAAAATGGTCTTCCGCGCCTTTGACGCCATAGATCGGTACCATGCTGACGCCACCGAATCCCGCAGAACGGAGCTGACGGAGGTTCTCGGTCAAGTTGTCGCGGTCCATGGCACTGCCGGGGACCCACCAAATCACTCCCGGTTGATGCGTCGATGTGATCGGTGGCCAAGGCTCGGTCGGGTCCGCCGCGCCCGATTCCTCGGCAGGTGCCAAGTTGAGTGTAGAGAAGATGCCCATTCCCATCAGGGCAATCGCGACGATTCGAAAGGGTTGTGTCATGCTCTGCTCTTACTGATGATGTTTGAATTCGATGCTTCGGGGGGAGGGGGTTCGCAGGGGCGTCCGTCGCGCAACAACCGGATGGTTTGTCTCGGCATCCGCAATCGCACGGGCAAGGATATCTGGATCACGGTTCCTCACGTCGCGGATGATGACTATGTCAAAAACCTGGCCGTACTGATTCGCGACACGCTTGATCCAAGTTTGAAGTGTTACGTCGAGTGGTCCAACGAGACTTGGAATGGCATCATGCCTGACGCCTATGCGTTGGCGCCCGATATCGGTCATCACCTGCAGCCTGGGGCCGAAAATGTCTTTGATCGATTGGTCCATGAAGCGATTCCCGAACGAGTCGAGATGATCAAACGAATTGCAGAGACGGTTACGAGTAGCACGCCAATGAAAATGGTTACTTATGAGGGCGGTCAGCACCTCAAGCATACCGACCCGAAAGCCCTGTTGGACCAACACGACCCTCGTATGGGGGAGGTGTACCGTGCGATGCTGAAGGCATACGCACCTTACTTCACTCACTTCAACCACTATGTCCATATGGGCGGCAGTTGGGGAGCCAAGCAATCGCTTGGTGATCTTGAGAATCGTGCGCCAAAATACGCCGTGCTTCGCGAGTGGGCCGAGAGCAACCACTCGGTCACGAACCCTTAGGTGACAGTAGGCTGGGCACCTGCTACGGACGAATTGTCGCAATGCTTGACATTCGCCGACGGTTGAGAGACGATCAAGATTCCGTCGTGTTGCATGGCCGCGTTTCGCTTTGGCTGTTGCGACTCGACGCTCGCCCCAGGTCCCCGCCATCCTACCCTCCCCCTTGTGGAACCGCCATGTTCGACCCAGCGCCTTTGTCACGCCGCCGATTTGTCAAAAAGGCGGCGGGTGCCGCAGCTTTGGCAACCGTCCCTTATTTCGTTCCTGCCTCTGCGCTTGGCATGGGCGGTGCCGTACCGCCCAGTGACCGGATTGTCGTTGGCGGGATTGGGATCCAGAATCGCGGCAAGCACGACCTGAAATGGATCATGCGCAGCCCCGAAGTGCAATTCGTTGCCATCTGTGATCTGCAACAAAAGCAGCGGGTTGCGGTCAAGCAGATTGTTGATGATCACTATGGCACGAGCGACTGCGCCATGTATCCAGAGATCAACGGCTTCCTCGACGCGAGACCGGATATCGATGCCGTGTTGATTGCGACAGGTGATCGTTGGCACGCGCTCGCTTCCATCTTGGCGATGCGATCCGGGAAAGACGTTTATACAGAGAAGCCATCGTGCATGACGATTGCCGAAGGGCGAGCGGTGGTCGAGACGGCTCGCCGGTACGCGCGCGTGTATCAAACGGGCACACAGCGTTTGAGTGAACCGAACCATGTGTTCTGTATCGAGATGGCTCGCAGTGGCCGTCTTGGTGAAATCCACACGGCTTATGCCCATATCGCTCCTTGGGATGCTGCCGAGATGCGTCACGATTGGCTACCCGCCGTCGCTCAGCCGCCCAAACAAGAAGTGGATTGGGATGCATGGCTAGGCTCCTGTCCTTGGCGACCTTATAACCCGGCCTACGTTTCCGGCGGCTGGCGAGGCCATTACGATTTTCACACCAGTTGCATCGGAGAATGGGGGGCACATACCTTCGCGCAGGCACAGGCTGGACTGGGTTGCAGCGAATCGTCACCGATCGAGTACGAGTATGTGGCCAACGACAGCGGTGACGGGATGGTCACGCACTTTGCCAACGGTACGAGGTTGGTCCTTTCGCGAGGCAATAAGTATTGGCACGGTTCCTGTGGGGAACGGTTCGACGGAAGTGAGGGCTGGGCCGCGGCTGCGGACGGCTATTCGCAACCCGATGTCTCGTCGGCCGCGTTGCTTGGCGAGTACAACCGCGTGATCGGTCAGTATGTTGCTCGCACCGGTCGATCGCTCGACCACATGCAGAATTTTCTCGACTGTGTCAGGAGCCGTGAACGAACAGTTGCCAACCCCGACGTGATGCACCACAGCATGACGACCGTCCACGCCGCCAATATTTGCATGTGGCTCAAGCGAAGTCTGAAGTTTGATCCCAGCACCGATGAATTTGTGGGCGACGACGAGGCCAACAGCCTTCGTTCGCGCGCCATGCGAGAGCCCTACGTTTACTAGTTCGGCAATGGCTTGGCCGCCGTTTCGGATTGAGCGGTTCGCGCCGCTGTTCATCACCCTGCCTTGTTCCCAGGTTCTTCCCTGGAAACCTAAACACCTACCGTCCTTTCCCTACCGTCATCGAGAAATCGCCACCATGTGGAAATGCAGCCTTCAAAGATACTTGGTACTGATTGTCGTCCTGGTCGTTACCGCCGCGATGCAATCTGCTACGGAATCCGTTGCTCAAGAAGCTGAGCTGATCGCGGTGCTTCGCTCGGACGCGGGCCTGCAAGAGAAATCGGCCGCCTGTCGACAATTGGCGAGAATTGGCACGAAGGAGGCTGTTCCCGCGTTGGCCGAATTGCTAGCCGACGAAGAGCTTTCGCACATGGCACGCTATGCGTTGGAGCCCATCACCGACCCCTCCGTTAACGAAGCTTTGCGGGATGCACTGGGCAACACTCAGGGCAGGCCGCAGTTAGGTGTGATCGGCAGCCTTGGCGTCCGACGCGACACGAAAGCCGTGGAGCCTCTATCCGAATGGCTTGAAACGGCCGAAACGGCACAAGCCGCCGCACGAGCCATCGGTAACATCGGTACCCCTACTGCTGCGGAAGCCTTGCAGAAAGCGTTGCCGAATACCACCGAAGACAATCAAATGGCCATCTGCGAAGGCTTACTCCGCTGTGCCGAAGCCTTGGCGGCGGAGGGCGAACCGGAGTCGTCGCAAGCCATTTATGATGAGTTGCGAGGTCGGTCGGATGTGCCGCCTGCGGTCCGTGCCGCAGCGCTGCGTGGAGCGATTCTTGCTCGCGGCAGCGAGGGGATCCCGCTGCTGGTGGAGGCCCTTCATGGTGACGACTATGGGTTGGCCGCCGCCGCAGTGCGAGCCGCCATGGAGTCCCCTGGAAGGGAGGTCACCGATGCGTTGGTGACAGAGTTACCTAAGACTTCGTCAGAGCGAAAGGGCTTGTTGATTCTTGCTCTGGCCGACCGTGGCGAATCCCGAGTTTTGCCGGCAGTGCTCGACGTCGCAACGAGCGACGAGGGTCCGCTTCGCCTACTCGCCTTTCGTGCCCTGAAGCGAATCGGCGACGCTTCGTGCGTGCCACCACTTCTCGATGCAGCAGCCGGCGATAGCGATGAGGTGTCACAGGCTGCGATCGAATCGCTCGAAAGTCTACAAGGAAAAACAGTGGATGGACAGATTGTAGGCAGAATCTCCGATGCTCAGGGAAAAATGCGACAAGTGCTCATCGGCTTAGCCGGCCAGCGGCGGATCGCCGCAGCGGCACCCGCGCTCTGGCAAGCAGTCGAGGATCCTGATGCCAACGTGCGAGTTGCTGCCTTGGTCAGCCTGGGCAACGTGATGGAGCCGGCCGATCTGCCGAAACTGATTTCGCGATTGGCGACGACCCGAGACACAGCGGAGGCCGCTGCCTTAGACCAGGCGATCCGTGATGTCTGCTTGCGAGCGGAGGATCAGGAAGCCGTTGCAGCAAAACTTGCCGAGACACTGGCGACCGCAGACCCCGCGGTCAAAGGGCGAATTCTCGACACGTTGAACATCGTGGGGGGAACGAACTCGCTTGCAGCGGTCGCATCGGCCGCCCGAGATGGTGATGAACTGCTTCGCGACGAAGCGTTTCGTGTGTTGGGTTCGTGGAAGTCGGCCGATGCCGCGCCCTTGCTGCTCGAGCTGTTCCACGCAGAGAGCAACCCGAAATTCAAGATTCGTGCTGTCCGTGCCTACATCCGCATTGCTCGACAATTCGATATGCCCGCCGAAACTCGCGCCGCGATGTGTCGCACGGCACTCGCCACCGCCACTCGTGACGCCGACAAGCAATTGGTATTGGAAGTCTTGCTGCGTTATCCCAGTCAAGAGATGCAGGCAATTGCACTCGAAGCCGCTCATGATCCGGCGTTGAAAGACCAAGCCATGCTGGTGGTGATGGGGATGGCCAGCAAAGGGATCAATCGTGCCGAACTTGGTAAAGCGTTGGCACAGGCCGGTCAGACACCGGTGGAGCTTGAAATCATCAAGGCCGAGTATGGTGCGGATAAGAAGATCAAGGATGTTACAGCAACGCTTCGCAAGTACGCGAAAAGCTATCGCATCATCTTTTTGCCGAGTGAAAGCTACAACACCACTTTCGGTGGCGACCCCGCCCAAGGGGTCGTGAAGCAGCTAAAGATCAAGTACCGAATCGACGGCAAGGAAGCAGAGGTCACGTTAAATGAGAACGCGACGATCATCTTGCCGCTGCCGAAATAGGGACCGTCGAGACGCTGCTATTCAACCGATGAATTGGGGCCAATCGGCTTAGGTATCCGAGCGTACTTGTCGTGCCACTTCACGAAGGTTGTCTACGCGACACGAACCGAATTGGCCGCGGCAGAGCGATCGCGCACCTACGGTCATTTAGCAGCAAGAGAGCTTTATGCCCCGCTTCGGAGACTGCTGAAGTATTAGCAATGGAGAAGACTTTACCTTGTCTTTTACCCCTTTTTATGATGCCGTAGGCATCGCAGAGGGTAGCCGGTGGTCGCGTCAGCGCACCACCGGAAAGTAGGTGTTTTTCTTCCACCAGCGACCCCGCAGGTGGTCGCAGATACCACCGGGGTTCTGCGACCGCCTTTGGGGTCGGTTGTCCGCATTTTCGCATGCCGGCGGTGCGCTGACGCGACCGCCGGCTACCATCTTTGACCGCCTCGCGGTCATTCCGTGGCACAATGCCGTGCCAGCTCGCGAAGATGCGGGTAAAGACAAGGACTTTCGTCCGCAGTTCCATGCTTCCGCAGCTATCGCCGCGAAAGTTAACAACCGCGAAATCGCTTTATCAACAAGCTGTCAATGAGCCTATCGCCAAGGATCTTTTACAAGATCCACTAAACTCTTTCAGGAATGGGCTTTGGAATCCAACGCCAGCGGGCGTAAGGGACTTCTTAGCGCTCCGTTACCATTCGCACGGATTAAGGCATGGGGTCGACCCGCTCGAGTGCGCCTGCGTCGCGACGGCCAATGGGACGGTGGCCGACAAAATCTTTCAGGAACGGGCCATCGAATTGCCATGCGTAGAGTTCTTCGATCGCCGTCTTGGCGTCCGCCAACGTTCCCAATGCGATGCGTACGAAATCGATGGTGCCGCTCAAATAGTGCCCTTCTTTCCGACCCGCAACGTAAAAGTCGGACTGGTTTTCCAATGAGACCGCTCCGATTCCCGGACCCTGAGCGTCGAGACGCCCATCGATGTAGATACGAAGCTGCTTTGATTTGCGGTCCGCTTCGACGATCACGTGATGCCATCGGCCATCGTTGATGAGGGAGC
This window of the Novipirellula artificiosorum genome carries:
- a CDS encoding HEAT repeat domain-containing protein, whose translation is MWKCSLQRYLVLIVVLVVTAAMQSATESVAQEAELIAVLRSDAGLQEKSAACRQLARIGTKEAVPALAELLADEELSHMARYALEPITDPSVNEALRDALGNTQGRPQLGVIGSLGVRRDTKAVEPLSEWLETAETAQAAARAIGNIGTPTAAEALQKALPNTTEDNQMAICEGLLRCAEALAAEGEPESSQAIYDELRGRSDVPPAVRAAALRGAILARGSEGIPLLVEALHGDDYGLAAAAVRAAMESPGREVTDALVTELPKTSSERKGLLILALADRGESRVLPAVLDVATSDEGPLRLLAFRALKRIGDASCVPPLLDAAAGDSDEVSQAAIESLESLQGKTVDGQIVGRISDAQGKMRQVLIGLAGQRRIAAAAPALWQAVEDPDANVRVAALVSLGNVMEPADLPKLISRLATTRDTAEAAALDQAIRDVCLRAEDQEAVAAKLAETLATADPAVKGRILDTLNIVGGTNSLAAVASAARDGDELLRDEAFRVLGSWKSADAAPLLLELFHAESNPKFKIRAVRAYIRIARQFDMPAETRAAMCRTALATATRDADKQLVLEVLLRYPSQEMQAIALEAAHDPALKDQAMLVVMGMASKGINRAELGKALAQAGQTPVELEIIKAEYGADKKIKDVTATLRKYAKSYRIIFLPSESYNTTFGGDPAQGVVKQLKIKYRIDGKEAEVTLNENATIILPLPK